A region of Pseudomonas marginalis DNA encodes the following proteins:
- the araH gene encoding L-arabinose ABC transporter permease AraH: MTTQNNALPTARKPLDMRALLDNWAMLLAAVGIFVLCALLIDNFLSPLNMRGLGLAISTVGIAACTMLFCLASGHFDLSVGSVIACAGVVAAIVMRDTDSVMLGIGAALLMGLVVGLINGIVIAKLRVNALITTLATMQIVRGLAYIFADGKAVGVSQDQFFIFGNGQLLGVPVPILITIVCFLFFGWLLNYTTYGRNTMAIGGNPEAALLAGVNVDRTKILIFAVHGLIGALAGVILASRMTSGQPMIGQGFELTVISACVLGGVSLSGGIGMIRHVIAGVLILAIIENAMNLKNIDTFYQYVIRGSILLLAVVIDRMKQR, encoded by the coding sequence ATGACGACTCAAAACAACGCGCTGCCGACGGCACGCAAACCCCTCGATATGCGCGCACTGCTCGACAACTGGGCGATGTTGCTGGCAGCGGTGGGCATCTTTGTCCTGTGCGCCTTGCTCATCGATAACTTCCTTTCGCCGTTGAACATGCGCGGCCTGGGCCTGGCGATTTCCACCGTGGGCATCGCCGCCTGCACCATGCTGTTCTGCCTGGCATCGGGGCACTTCGACTTGTCGGTAGGCTCGGTGATTGCCTGCGCCGGCGTGGTGGCGGCGATTGTGATGCGCGATACCGACAGCGTCATGCTGGGCATTGGCGCGGCGCTGCTGATGGGCCTGGTCGTGGGGCTGATCAACGGCATCGTGATCGCCAAGCTGCGGGTCAATGCGTTGATCACCACCTTGGCGACCATGCAGATCGTGCGCGGCCTGGCCTATATCTTTGCCGACGGCAAGGCGGTGGGGGTGTCCCAGGATCAGTTCTTTATCTTTGGCAATGGCCAACTGCTGGGCGTGCCGGTGCCGATCCTGATCACCATCGTGTGCTTCCTGTTTTTCGGCTGGCTGCTCAACTACACCACCTACGGGCGCAACACCATGGCCATCGGCGGTAACCCGGAAGCGGCGTTGCTGGCGGGGGTGAATGTCGACCGCACCAAGATCCTGATCTTCGCCGTGCACGGCCTGATCGGCGCATTGGCCGGGGTGATCCTCGCCTCCCGCATGACCTCGGGCCAGCCGATGATCGGCCAGGGTTTCGAGCTGACGGTGATTTCCGCCTGCGTGCTGGGCGGGGTGTCGCTGAGCGGCGGCATCGGCATGATCCGCCATGTGATTGCCGGGGTGTTGATTTTGGCGATCATCGAGAACGCGATGAACCTGAAGAACATCGACACCTTCTACCAGTATGTGATCCGCGGTTCGATCCTGCTGCTGGCGGTGGTCATCGACCGCATGAAACAACGCTGA
- a CDS encoding ISL3 family transposase → MRDINTFLPFWEGFSVVTIKPDGDALKIDLIPHATRFPSCGGCQKPCSTTHEYCERTVRDLPILGRAVRLSILLRRVGCRDCGKRMEAVSWLDRYARMTRRLAEAVIQACERLPTLHVAQMFGLHWDTVRLLERRALQAVLSELPKAQPRRLIMDEFALFKGHRYASVVLDADTRRVLWIGEGRSRAAVRPFFEELGPEGCARIEAVAMDMNTAFDLEVRQHCPKARVVYDLFHVVAKYGREVIDRVRVDEANRLRHNKPARKVIKQARWLLLRNPQNLKTPEQQVHLQDLLEANQSLMTVYLMKAELKTLWTPSTAWTWRSAWKQWLRHAYESEIPALIQFAKRLKGYWRGIVSRVRWPMHTGQLEGINNRIKVIKRMAYGYRDSEFFFMKIKSVFPGNP, encoded by the coding sequence ATGCGTGATATTAATACTTTCCTTCCTTTTTGGGAGGGCTTTTCTGTCGTCACGATCAAGCCCGATGGTGACGCTCTAAAGATCGATCTGATTCCCCACGCCACCCGATTCCCTTCCTGCGGCGGCTGCCAAAAACCTTGTTCAACCACTCATGAGTATTGTGAGCGAACCGTTCGTGATCTGCCCATTCTCGGTCGCGCGGTGCGCCTCAGCATTTTGCTCAGGCGTGTTGGCTGCCGCGACTGTGGAAAACGCATGGAGGCCGTCAGTTGGCTGGATCGCTATGCCCGCATGACGCGCCGCTTGGCCGAGGCGGTCATTCAGGCCTGCGAGCGCCTTCCCACCCTGCACGTGGCCCAGATGTTTGGACTGCATTGGGACACTGTTCGGTTGCTGGAGCGTCGAGCCTTGCAGGCGGTGTTGAGTGAGTTGCCGAAGGCGCAACCACGACGCCTGATCATGGACGAGTTCGCGTTATTCAAAGGTCATCGTTACGCCAGCGTTGTGCTGGATGCCGATACACGACGAGTGCTGTGGATCGGTGAAGGCCGTAGCCGAGCGGCAGTCAGGCCGTTCTTCGAGGAACTGGGGCCGGAGGGCTGCGCTCGAATCGAAGCGGTGGCGATGGACATGAATACTGCTTTTGATCTGGAGGTTCGCCAGCATTGCCCGAAAGCGCGAGTGGTCTACGACCTTTTCCATGTGGTGGCCAAATATGGCCGAGAGGTGATTGATCGGGTCCGCGTCGACGAAGCTAATCGGCTGCGTCATAACAAGCCGGCTCGCAAGGTCATCAAGCAGGCACGATGGCTGTTGCTGCGTAACCCACAGAACCTGAAAACGCCGGAACAACAGGTCCATTTGCAGGATTTATTGGAGGCCAACCAATCGCTGATGACAGTTTATTTGATGAAGGCTGAACTCAAAACGCTCTGGACACCGAGCACTGCCTGGACCTGGAGATCGGCCTGGAAGCAATGGCTGCGCCATGCATATGAAAGCGAAATACCGGCTCTGATCCAGTTTGCCAAACGGCTAAAGGGTTATTGGCGGGGCATCGTCAGTCGGGTTCGCTGGCCGATGCACACCGGTCAGTTGGAAGGAATAAACAATCGAATAAAGGTCATCAAACGGATGGCGTACGGTTACCGGGATAGCGAATTCTTCTTCATGAAGATCAAGAGCGTCTTTCCCGGTAATCCGTGA
- a CDS encoding aldose epimerase family protein, with protein sequence MKHPRYLLSGLALSMMIASGGAQAAGLSSEQKPFGKTNDGTAVEQYILRNSHGMQATVITYGGVLQSLKVPDKNGKVDDVVLGFDDVQGYQSGTAFFGATIGRFGNRLAGGAFELDGKRFQVPLNDGPNSLHGGAQGFDKQVWKAEPVKDKDSVGVKLSYLSKDGEMGFPGNLKTEVTYRLNDRNELHIDYKATTDKPTVLNLTNHSYFNLAGAGNGDILKHVTTLHASHYTPVNATLIPTGELAPVKGTPMDFLKPTPIGQHIKEDHPQLKFAEPKQGGFDFNWALDTKGDVKQLAAEVHDPASGRRLQLYTSEPGVQFYTSNFLDGSVKGKGGKTYLHWSGFTLETQHFPDAPNQPTFASTRLNPGQTYTQNTVFKFSAD encoded by the coding sequence ATGAAGCACCCTCGATACCTGCTGTCCGGCCTGGCGCTGTCCATGATGATCGCCAGCGGCGGCGCCCAGGCGGCCGGCCTGAGCAGCGAGCAAAAACCTTTCGGTAAAACCAACGACGGCACCGCTGTCGAACAGTACATCCTGCGCAACAGCCACGGCATGCAAGCCACGGTGATCACCTACGGCGGCGTGTTGCAATCGCTGAAAGTGCCGGACAAAAACGGCAAGGTCGACGACGTGGTGCTGGGCTTTGACGACGTGCAAGGCTATCAAAGCGGTACGGCGTTTTTCGGCGCAACCATTGGCCGCTTCGGCAATCGCCTGGCCGGCGGCGCCTTTGAACTCGACGGCAAGCGCTTCCAGGTGCCGCTCAACGACGGCCCCAACTCACTGCATGGCGGCGCCCAGGGCTTCGACAAGCAGGTGTGGAAGGCCGAGCCGGTCAAGGACAAGGATTCGGTCGGCGTGAAGCTGAGCTACCTGTCCAAGGACGGCGAGATGGGCTTTCCCGGTAATTTGAAAACCGAAGTCACCTATCGCCTCAACGACAGGAACGAACTGCACATCGACTACAAGGCCACCACTGACAAGCCGACGGTACTCAACCTCACCAACCACAGCTACTTCAACCTGGCCGGTGCGGGTAACGGCGACATCCTCAAGCACGTCACTACGTTGCATGCCAGCCATTACACCCCGGTGAATGCCACCTTGATTCCTACCGGCGAACTGGCACCGGTCAAGGGCACGCCGATGGACTTCCTCAAGCCCACCCCGATCGGCCAGCACATCAAGGAAGATCACCCGCAGCTCAAATTTGCCGAGCCGAAACAGGGCGGGTTTGACTTCAACTGGGCGCTGGACACCAAGGGCGACGTCAAGCAACTCGCCGCCGAGGTGCACGACCCGGCGTCAGGCCGGCGCTTGCAGCTCTACACCAGCGAACCGGGCGTGCAGTTCTATACCAGCAACTTCCTGGATGGTTCGGTGAAGGGCAAAGGTGGCAAGACCTACCTGCACTGGAGTGGTTTCACCTTGGAGACCCAGCACTTTCCGGATGCGCCTAACCAGCCGACGTTTGCCTCGACCCGTTTGAATCCGGGGCAGACGTATACCCAGAACACCGTCTTCAAGTTCTCCGCTGATTAA
- a CDS encoding SDR family NAD(P)-dependent oxidoreductase, giving the protein MSTEHAVYPDLKGKTVLISGGASGIGEFMVRAFAAQGARVGFVDRAQSQGERLAALLSSQGHAVEFVCCDITDEIAYKAAIGRFEHSLGPISVLVNNAANDVRHTLEEVDSETFDKLISVNLKHAFFAAKAVVPMMKRAGSGSIINLGSVGWMMASAGYPVYAASKAAAHGMTRALARELGPNRIRVNTLVPGWVMTEKQLSMWVDDAAKELISRSQCLPGSVLPEHIANMALFLASDASAMCSAQNFIVDGGWV; this is encoded by the coding sequence ATGAGTACTGAACACGCCGTTTATCCCGACCTCAAGGGCAAGACCGTATTGATTTCCGGGGGCGCCTCGGGGATCGGCGAATTCATGGTGCGGGCCTTCGCCGCGCAGGGTGCCAGGGTCGGGTTTGTGGACCGCGCGCAAAGCCAGGGCGAACGCCTGGCGGCGCTGTTGAGTTCCCAGGGGCATGCCGTGGAGTTCGTGTGCTGCGACATCACCGATGAAATCGCCTACAAAGCGGCCATAGGGCGCTTCGAGCATTCCCTGGGGCCGATCAGCGTACTGGTGAACAACGCCGCCAATGACGTGCGCCACACCCTGGAAGAAGTCGACTCGGAAACCTTCGACAAGCTGATCTCAGTCAACCTCAAACACGCCTTCTTTGCCGCCAAGGCCGTGGTGCCGATGATGAAACGCGCCGGCAGCGGCTCGATCATCAACCTCGGCTCCGTCGGCTGGATGATGGCCTCCGCCGGCTACCCGGTGTACGCCGCCAGCAAGGCCGCCGCCCACGGCATGACCCGCGCGCTGGCACGGGAGCTGGGGCCGAACCGTATCCGTGTGAACACGCTGGTGCCCGGTTGGGTGATGACCGAAAAACAGCTGTCCATGTGGGTGGATGACGCCGCCAAGGAACTGATCAGCCGCAGCCAGTGCCTGCCCGGCAGCGTACTGCCGGAACACATCGCCAATATGGCGCTGTTTCTTGCTTCCGATGCCTCGGCGATGTGTTCGGCGCAGAACTTTATTGTGGATGGCGGCTGGGTCTGA
- a CDS encoding glutathione S-transferase family protein → MKLIGMLDSPYVRRVAISLDLYGVDFVHEPLSVFRTFDEFAQINPVVKAPTLVLDDGTVLMDSSLILEYLETLAPADRKLLPQHPAALAKDLHVLGLALAACEKSVQIVYEHNLRPAEKLHAPWLERVTGQLLAAYGLLEKQLGDSEALTQASITAAVAWSFSQFTVASVVKADAFPNLQRHAERLEQHPAFKRYPIA, encoded by the coding sequence ATGAAACTGATCGGCATGCTGGACTCGCCCTACGTGCGCCGCGTGGCCATTTCCCTGGACCTGTACGGGGTGGATTTCGTGCATGAACCCTTGTCCGTGTTCCGCACCTTCGACGAATTTGCGCAGATCAATCCGGTGGTCAAGGCCCCTACCCTGGTGCTGGACGACGGCACGGTATTGATGGACTCCAGCCTGATCCTGGAGTACCTCGAAACCCTGGCCCCGGCTGACAGGAAGCTGTTGCCCCAGCATCCTGCGGCACTTGCCAAGGACTTGCACGTTCTGGGACTGGCGCTGGCAGCCTGTGAGAAGAGCGTGCAGATCGTCTATGAACACAACCTGCGCCCGGCCGAGAAACTGCATGCACCGTGGCTTGAGCGCGTGACCGGCCAATTGCTCGCGGCCTATGGATTGCTGGAGAAGCAGCTGGGCGACAGCGAAGCACTGACCCAGGCGTCGATTACGGCGGCGGTGGCGTGGTCGTTCAGCCAGTTCACCGTGGCATCGGTGGTCAAGGCGGATGCATTTCCCAACCTGCAACGGCATGCCGAAAGGCTGGAGCAGCATCCGGCGTTCAAGCGTTACCCCATCGCCTAA
- the mug gene encoding G/U mismatch-specific DNA glycosylase, whose product MADRLEDILANHLKVVFCGINPGKGSAALGLHFANRSNRFWRTLHLAGFTPHEIRPEHGRMLLHYHCGLTTLVDRPTASAGELARHEFTQAATNFEHKIRHCAPRFVAFMGKPGYSALSGQREIAWGLQPKVLGGASVWVLPNPSGRNLAFSLEQLVQAYQQLRRATECP is encoded by the coding sequence ATGGCCGACAGACTCGAAGATATCCTCGCCAATCACCTGAAGGTCGTGTTCTGCGGCATCAACCCCGGCAAGGGTTCCGCCGCCCTCGGCCTGCATTTCGCCAACCGCAGCAACCGCTTCTGGCGCACCCTGCACCTGGCCGGCTTCACGCCCCATGAAATCCGCCCCGAACACGGGCGTATGCTGCTGCACTACCACTGCGGCCTGACCACGTTGGTGGATCGTCCCACGGCCAGCGCGGGCGAATTGGCACGGCATGAGTTCACACAGGCCGCGACGAACTTCGAACACAAGATCCGCCACTGCGCGCCGCGCTTCGTGGCGTTCATGGGCAAGCCCGGCTACAGCGCGTTGAGCGGCCAACGCGAGATCGCCTGGGGCTTGCAGCCAAAAGTGTTGGGCGGCGCGTCAGTGTGGGTGCTGCCCAATCCCAGCGGACGCAACCTGGCGTTCAGCCTGGAGCAGTTGGTGCAGGCGTATCAACAATTGCGCCGGGCGACCGAGTGCCCTTAA
- the yghU gene encoding glutathione-dependent disulfide-bond oxidoreductase has translation MTDSSSYVPPKVWTWDAESGGTFASINRPIAGATHEKQLPVGKHPLQLYSLATPNGQKVTILLEELLALGHSGAEYDAWLIKIGDGDQFGSGFVGVNPNSKIPALMDHSGAQPIRVFESGAILQYLAEKFGAFFPTEPGARAECLSWLFWQMGSAPYLGGGFGHFYAYAPSKMEYPINRFAMETKRQLDVLDQRLAVSEYIAGDEYTIADIAIWPWYGGLVKGRLYGAAEFLSVHEYKHVQRWADAIEARPAVQRGRRVNRVSGEEQLPERHDASDLD, from the coding sequence ATGACCGATTCATCCAGCTATGTCCCACCCAAGGTCTGGACCTGGGACGCCGAAAGTGGCGGCACCTTCGCCAGCATCAACCGGCCCATCGCCGGCGCTACCCATGAAAAGCAATTGCCGGTCGGTAAGCATCCGCTGCAGCTGTATTCCCTGGCTACGCCCAACGGGCAGAAGGTCACCATCCTGCTCGAGGAACTGCTGGCCCTGGGGCACAGCGGCGCGGAATACGACGCCTGGCTGATCAAGATCGGCGACGGCGACCAGTTCGGCAGCGGCTTTGTCGGGGTCAACCCGAACTCGAAGATCCCGGCCTTGATGGACCACAGCGGCGCCCAGCCGATTCGCGTGTTCGAGTCCGGCGCGATCCTGCAGTACCTGGCCGAGAAGTTCGGCGCCTTTTTCCCCACCGAGCCTGGGGCCCGTGCGGAATGCCTGTCGTGGTTGTTCTGGCAGATGGGCAGCGCACCGTACCTGGGCGGCGGCTTCGGGCATTTCTATGCCTATGCGCCGAGCAAGATGGAATACCCGATCAACCGCTTTGCCATGGAAACCAAGCGCCAGCTGGATGTGCTGGACCAGCGCCTGGCCGTGAGCGAATACATCGCCGGGGATGAATACACCATCGCCGATATCGCCATCTGGCCGTGGTACGGCGGGTTGGTCAAAGGCCGCTTGTATGGGGCGGCGGAGTTTCTCTCGGTGCACGAGTACAAGCACGTACAGCGCTGGGCGGACGCGATTGAGGCGCGGCCGGCGGTGCAGCGTGGGCGGCGGGTGAATCGGGTGTCGGGCGAGGAACAGTTGCCCGAACGCCATGATGCAAGTGACCTGGACTGA
- a CDS encoding sugar ABC transporter substrate-binding protein, producing the protein MHRYSLLVAAFLLLFSQWTFAAYRIGVSIARVDDNFMTYVRTGLENAAKQQDVQIQFEDAQGDVVRQLNQVEGFLNQKVDAVIVLPVDTAATANMTRAAVAAKTPLVYVNRHPDERTLPKGVVTVASNDIEAGQLQMRYLAEKLGGKGNVAIIMGDLAQNATHDRTEGVKQVLKDFPGIKVVEQQSAEWQRNKGMDLTSNWLLAGTQFDAIVANNDEMAIGAAMALQQAGKAKGEIAIIGIDGLPDGLAAIKRGMLTASVFQDPKAQATQAVQSAIRMIKGEPIESEVWVPFELIKPEQVAVFEQRYK; encoded by the coding sequence ATGCATCGCTATTCATTGCTTGTTGCTGCGTTTTTACTGCTGTTCAGCCAATGGACCTTCGCCGCGTATCGCATCGGCGTGAGCATCGCGCGGGTCGACGATAACTTCATGACCTACGTGCGCACCGGCCTGGAAAATGCCGCCAAGCAACAGGACGTGCAGATCCAGTTCGAAGACGCCCAGGGCGACGTGGTGCGCCAGCTCAACCAGGTCGAAGGTTTTCTCAACCAGAAAGTCGACGCCGTGATCGTGCTGCCGGTGGACACCGCCGCCACCGCCAACATGACCCGCGCCGCCGTGGCGGCCAAGACGCCGCTGGTGTACGTCAACCGCCACCCGGATGAGCGCACCTTGCCCAAGGGCGTGGTCACCGTGGCATCCAACGATATCGAGGCCGGGCAATTGCAGATGCGCTACCTCGCGGAAAAGCTCGGCGGCAAAGGCAATGTGGCGATCATCATGGGCGACCTCGCACAGAACGCCACCCATGACCGTACCGAAGGCGTCAAGCAGGTGCTCAAGGACTTTCCCGGCATCAAGGTGGTGGAGCAGCAAAGCGCCGAGTGGCAACGCAACAAGGGCATGGACCTGACCAGCAACTGGCTGCTGGCCGGCACGCAGTTCGATGCGATTGTGGCCAATAACGATGAAATGGCGATTGGCGCGGCCATGGCCTTGCAACAGGCGGGCAAGGCCAAGGGCGAGATCGCGATTATCGGCATCGACGGCTTGCCTGACGGTCTGGCGGCGATCAAGCGCGGCATGCTCACGGCGTCGGTATTCCAGGACCCCAAGGCCCAGGCCACGCAAGCGGTGCAGTCGGCGATCAGGATGATCAAGGGCGAGCCGATCGAGTCCGAGGTGTGGGTGCCGTTCGAGCTCATCAAGCCCGAACAGGTGGCGGTGTTCGAACAGCGCTACAAGTAA
- a CDS encoding TIM barrel protein, with translation MSPFKLAISAEMVFLDLPFVERVKRIHALGFSAEIWNWTNKDISALAATGADFTSMTGYISGTLTDPDGIRQLLDSARESIGVAERLNCPSLNLHGTGLGDGGLPVQPVGQTTGRMWLSACKALEKIARLGEDAGRVFLLENLNTEVDHPGTPFARADDTLALIEAVGSPHLKMNLDLYHAQIGEGNLIELIQRAGSAIGEIQVADVPGRKEPGTGEIHYPAIARALHAMGYTGVVGLEGWASGDSELALERFRQAFTL, from the coding sequence ATGAGCCCGTTCAAACTGGCGATCAGTGCCGAGATGGTGTTTCTCGACCTGCCCTTCGTCGAGCGCGTGAAGCGCATCCATGCACTGGGTTTCAGCGCGGAGATCTGGAATTGGACCAATAAAGACATCAGCGCCCTGGCCGCCACCGGCGCCGATTTCACCTCGATGACCGGCTATATCAGCGGCACCCTCACCGACCCCGACGGCATCCGCCAACTGCTCGACAGCGCGCGCGAATCCATCGGCGTCGCCGAGCGCTTGAACTGCCCCAGCCTTAACCTGCACGGCACCGGCCTGGGTGACGGCGGCCTGCCGGTGCAGCCCGTGGGCCAGACCACCGGGCGCATGTGGCTGAGCGCGTGCAAGGCGCTGGAAAAGATCGCGCGCCTGGGCGAAGACGCCGGCCGCGTGTTCCTGCTGGAAAACCTCAACACCGAGGTCGACCACCCCGGCACCCCGTTCGCCCGCGCCGACGACACCCTGGCGCTGATCGAAGCCGTGGGCAGCCCGCACCTGAAGATGAACCTGGACCTGTACCACGCGCAGATCGGCGAAGGAAACCTGATCGAGTTGATCCAGCGCGCAGGCAGCGCCATCGGTGAAATCCAGGTGGCCGACGTGCCCGGACGCAAGGAGCCTGGCACCGGCGAAATCCACTACCCGGCCATCGCCAGGGCCCTGCACGCCATGGGCTACACCGGTGTGGTCGGCCTCGAAGGCTGGGCCAGCGGCGACAGCGAGTTGGCCCTGGAGCGTTTCCGCCAAGCGTTCACCCTATAA
- a CDS encoding Gfo/Idh/MocA family oxidoreductase: protein MSTQNIRLGLIGAGRMGSFHGLTAARHIPGATLAAIADPTPGQAARLAAELGVAKVYTDPQQLLDDPDIDGVLIAAPARSHAELVISAARAGKGIFCEKPMAITLDEADRAIAAAADARVPLQVGFNRRFAKSFRTAHLDVAAGRIGTPQLLRSLTRDPALNNPANSPQWVIFLETLIHDFDTLRYLNPGAEAVQVYVMADALIAPEYKSKGFLDTAVVAIRFDNGAIATAEANFQAVYGYDVRGEVFGSAGMLSMGSLNDSDLVRYLAEGIQADTQRMDTDLLRDAYIAELNHFVDCLRTGAKPMASGEDARAALAIARACIESFETGKAVAVQGAR from the coding sequence ATGAGTACACAGAACATCCGCCTGGGCTTGATCGGCGCGGGTCGCATGGGCAGTTTCCACGGCCTGACCGCTGCGCGACACATCCCTGGCGCAACCCTCGCCGCCATCGCCGACCCCACTCCCGGCCAAGCCGCACGCCTGGCGGCCGAACTGGGGGTAGCCAAGGTCTACACCGACCCGCAACAGCTGCTCGACGACCCGGACATCGACGGCGTCCTCATCGCCGCCCCCGCCCGCAGCCACGCCGAACTGGTGATCAGCGCCGCCCGCGCGGGCAAGGGGATCTTCTGCGAAAAACCCATGGCCATCACCCTCGACGAAGCCGACCGCGCCATTGCCGCCGCGGCCGATGCGCGCGTGCCGCTGCAGGTCGGTTTCAATCGGCGTTTCGCCAAGAGCTTCCGCACGGCCCACCTCGATGTGGCGGCCGGCCGCATCGGCACGCCGCAGTTGTTGCGTTCGCTGACCCGCGACCCGGCACTCAACAACCCGGCCAATTCGCCGCAATGGGTGATCTTCCTGGAAACCCTGATCCACGACTTCGACACCCTGCGCTACCTCAACCCCGGTGCCGAAGCGGTGCAGGTGTATGTGATGGCCGACGCATTGATCGCGCCGGAGTACAAAAGCAAAGGCTTCCTCGACACCGCCGTGGTCGCGATCCGCTTCGACAACGGCGCCATCGCCACCGCCGAGGCCAACTTCCAGGCGGTGTACGGCTACGACGTGCGCGGCGAAGTGTTCGGCAGCGCCGGCATGCTGAGCATGGGCAGCCTCAATGACTCCGACCTGGTGCGCTACCTGGCCGAGGGCATCCAGGCCGACACCCAGCGCATGGACACCGACCTGCTGCGCGACGCCTACATCGCCGAACTCAACCACTTTGTCGACTGCCTACGCACCGGCGCCAAACCCATGGCCAGTGGCGAAGACGCGCGCGCCGCCCTGGCGATTGCCCGCGCCTGTATCGAGTCGTTCGAGACCGGCAAGGCCGTGGCCGTGCAGGGAGCCCGCTGA